In Zingiber officinale cultivar Zhangliang chromosome 3B, Zo_v1.1, whole genome shotgun sequence, a single window of DNA contains:
- the LOC121967229 gene encoding abscisic acid 8'-hydroxylase 1-like, with amino-acid sequence MSSSSITNTAVVATTPMLPLFSMTILLLLLLLLCLFAFCCFVFRLSLAGRSGYLKLTLPPGSMGWPYVGETFQLYSNDPTTFFALKQKRYGPVFKTHILGCPCVMVSSPEAARFVLVTRAQLFKPTYPASKERMIGPQAIFFQQGDYHAHLRRLVLRAFLPEAIRGSVAGIEAVALRALRSWDGRLVNTFRELKTYAFNVAILSIFGKDLEISCLEDLQQCYYTLEKGYNSMPVNLPGTLFYRAMKARKQLAQIVANIVCSRRTQRNTSPNGLLGSFMDAKEDLSDDQIADNVIGVIFAARDTTASVLTWIIKYLGDNPNILRAVTEEQEQITKSKLGNESLTWPDTKNMPLTSRVIQETMRVASILSFTFREAVEDVEYEGYLIPKGWKVLPLFRNIHHSPENFSDPEKFDPSRFEVAPKPNTFMPFGNGTHSCPGNELAKLEMLVLLHHLTTKYTWSTVSSPRGMQFGPFVLPTNGLPLRFSLKSTAA; translated from the exons ATGAGTTCTTCCTCCATTACAAATACCGCTGTGGTGGCCACCACTCCTATGCTTCCACTCTTCTCCATGacgatcctcctcctcctcctcctcctcctctgcctCTTCGCCTTCTGCTGCTTCGTCTTCCGACTCTCCCTCGCCGGACGCTCCGGCTACCTCAAGCTTACCCTCCCTCCGGGCTCCATGGGCTGGCCCTACGTCGGCGAGACCTTCCAGCTCTACTCCAATGACCCCACCACCTTCTTCGCTCTCAAGCAGAAGCGTTACGGTCCCGTGTTTAAGACCCACATCCTCGGCTGCCCCTGCGTGATGGTGTCCAGCCCGGAGGCCGCCCGGTTCGTGCTCGTCACGCGGGCGCAGCTCTTCAAGCCCACCTACCCCGCCAGCAAGGAGCGCATGATCGGCCCCCAGGCCATCTTCTTCCAGCAGGGTGACTACCACGCCCACCTCCGCCGCCTCGTCCTCCGTGCCTTCCTCCCCGAAGCTATCCGCGGCTCCGTCGCCGGCATCGAGGCCGTCGCCCTCCGCGCCCTCCGCTCCTGGGACGGTCGCTTGGTCAACACCTTCCGAGAACTCAAGACG TACGCGTTCAATGTGGCGATCCTGTCCATCTTCGGCAAGGATCTGGAGATCTCCTGTTTAGAGGATCTGCAGCAATGCTACTACACCCTCGAGAAAGGGTACAACTCGATGCCCGTCAACCTCCCCGGGACTCTGTTCTACAGGGCAATGAAGGCCCGGAAACAACTGGCGCAGATCGTCGCCAATATCGTCTGCTCCAGAAGGACGCAGAGGAACACCTCCCCGAACGGCCTGCTCGGTTCCTTCATGGACGCCAAAGAAGACCTCTCCGACGACCAGATCGCAGACAACGTCATCGGCGTCATCTTCGCCGCCCGCGACACCACCGCCAGCGTCCTCACCTGGATCATCAAGTACCTCGGCGATAACCCCAACATCCTACGAGCCGTCACC GAAGAGCAAGAGCAGATCACGAAGAGCAAGCTGGGAAACGAGTCCCTGACCTGGCCCGACACCAAGAACATGCCACTCACCTCGAGGGTGATCCAAGAAACCATGAGAGTGGCCTCCATCTTATCTTTCACCTTCCGCGAAGCCGTGGAAGACGTGGAGTACGAAG GATATCTAATCCCCAAGGGATGGAAGGTGCTGCCGCTCTTCAGAAACATCCATCACAGCCCGGAAAACTTCTCTGACCCAGAAAAATTCGACCCCTCCAGGTTCGAG GTGGCTCCAAAGCCTAACACCTTCATGCCGTTCGGAAACGGGACCCATTCCTGCCCTGGAAATGAGCTTGCAAAGCTGGAGATGCTGGTTCTTCTCCATCATCTCACCACTAAATACAC GTGGTCTACGGTGAGTTCCCCCAGGGGGATGCAGTTTGGTCCTTTCGTTCTTCCCACGAACGGCTTGCCTCTTAGATTCTCTCTCAAGTCAACGGCAGCTTGA